Below is a window of Plasmodium sp. gorilla clade G2 genome assembly, chromosome: 14 DNA.
GAATTAAATTCTCAAATATTGTCTATATCGAATATAATATGTGAAATAAATGAATGTTTAAAGAATGCATAGAAACAATTATATGTTAGATCATtagaaataaatatcatatatataatgtttataatatgattccatatgtaaattttaaaaatatcaaatTTGTGAAAAATGTgtatttcataaaattaagcgatgatttttattaaatatatagaagcaatatatctaaatataatataagatatatatgagaaataaaaaaataaataaaataaaaataattcatgAAATGTAtcacataaaataataacatatatatagatatatatatatatatatatataatatattttatactttttgttgttatcatttttgtgtaattaaatataaaaaaaatttatattatgtggttgtattattttaaaaataaatcatgttaataaatatatataaatatttatatatatatatatatatatatatatatatattatatatatatattgtaaactTCCTTTTGTAgtattcatttaatttattttcttattcatCAAGTGCTCAtctataaatgaaaaaataagtGGTATATTACACCCTTGAATTTGTTGTACTATTTCTCCATTTTtcaatatgatataaaagggtctagaattattatcataattttttaatgagGCCACAGTTTGTGCACATATAGAAAATAACTTGACATTTTcagaaaagaataaattgtttttatatattttatttatcatttcAAAAGTAAAAATACATGGTCCACACCATCTAGTATAAATatctattatataaagaatatcattcttatcatcaaataagtttttatattcttcttcGTTGTTTATATCCACGTAAATTTTATCGTCcgttcttttcatttttatttaaaatttaagtactatataaaaaaatatatgtaattatatataacatgtgtccaaaaaaaaaaaattaatatagtatgatataatataatgtaaaacatatgtaattataaataaataaatatatatatatatattaaattattcataataattaaattaattctATTATGCTAAGACTAAGATAATTACTGAAATAAGCAGTTTGAGGTATATATGACATTTTTTTAGAAATAAAatgttcaaaaaaataaaataaaaaataatacatatgttcgtataaatatattcatacatatattatatacatatttgcATTAAtgttaaaacaaaaaataaatgaattaaaattatatatttaaaaaaaaaaaaaaaaagacacccaaaaaaaaaggagCAAAGTAACAATTAagttgataaatatataatttattaaaggaagatttttttttttttttttcaagaaaagaatgaaaataaCTTCTCTTCAATAGAATGATCATCAATCTTTAAtacattattaaaatgaaatatgtcCAAATTATTTTGATCCTCTTCTTGTTTtgtgtttattatattattcagtGTATTTccttgtaaaaataaataatataataaatatgtatttttcaTGACATGGTGTACATTTGATCGTATGTGTTTCTGGTATATAATATGGTTAAGGTTATCTAATTTATTTAGTTCTACTAATATATCatcaattaaaaatttaaatgatatatttttcaatatattattatttttttctttttcattgtGTACAGAATTgttatatgatttatataatttaagaaGTAATGGatgaatattttgtttttgtgtGTATTCATctttagatatattattattattactattattactattactattatatttattttcattatatacattataggtttgtttatatatatctataaaataaaacgttgatttaatataatatgatttatttcttttatatatagaaataagtTCTTCATAAAACgatttatttgtaatattatttttatctaagACTTGttcacaaaaatataaatcaaacAATAAGATATGATATAATtctgtaatttttttattaaataaatttttattttgttctttgTCTATTtctattatgtatatatcttTAACCTTTTGTAAAAacgtaaaatatatttcatatattttcttttgaagtattgtttttataataaatattataatatttttatattgttcGGTTGTCATAactttttctatatatataataaatatatttgaaaatataaatatgtttaataaatGACAATTGATTTTATCACATAATATATGTTCCATATTAGAATTTAATAACATAGgtagataataatacaaatggcattttaaattatcaaaatattcTGAGCAAAAACATTTCATGCAtatcttaaaaatattatatactatataaaaaaatatagactTCATATCATTAAGACAAAAATTAGGTTCAATATTgtaattactattattattattattattattaatatgaacattttggttattattaaatatatttgatataacATTTGATTGAGTATATATTCgagtattttttaaattatctaaGAAATtgttaaatttatatttattattatatcttaaaagattaacataaaaataaaattctttGTATTCCTCATCATTAAAATCATTACAATAATTCATAGGAACAAATTGAGTCTCATGAAgactatttttatttatttcatcagTGCTTTTTAccttatcattatttttaagatcaatatttaaagaaatgtcatcatcattttgttttaacaaatttaataatatatcataaccTTGAAAAGTGTCATTAATATCTGTTGTATtagtttttatattatcataattatttaaaatatttataaatatatcatacatTTGCTGAAAATTAGAAAGatccttatttttattcatatataaaaagtccACATTTACAAAggtattcattttttttatttcaataaaGAGTATAAGTTTATAAGCTGAAAATAAAAGTGGGTGtattttctcttttattatatttttaaaagcaCTGTTAAAATGATTTTCTTTtgtgatattattattattatttaataaatgttgTGATAAATAATTCtgagatttttttttatatttcatatattctgTATTATTAGAATTTTTGTGTACATTGCAAAATTCACTATATATGATATTCAAAtcgatattataaaattcataataaaaataaaaagcatttagaagaaaagaaaaaaatattttatcatgtATAGAAAAGtaactattattatcatatgttAAAAATGTTGTTACATGATATGAaaaacttttaaaaaatttgagGAGAACATTTTGCCATTGATCTATAGGTTTGTTATCAAATAGTGGTATTAAACTTattgatttattaaaaaagaggaataagaaataattaaataattcttgatttatatttattaaataattattattaataattgaaGAATTTTGTAATGGTTGAACGAAAggtttaaaatatatttctggTTGTAAGATAGTTGATTTAATTTCattgtataataatttaatatttgtatattcattaaataagaaatctatacttataatattataatattcatttgtgtaataataattatgtaataaatcgataatatatttgtatatatttctaatacATTGAttataatgtttatataaaagaataaaattttCAACTGTATTAGTATTCAAAATTTTCTCTTTTATatcttctatattattaatatgataattaaaatattccttatttttttctatactattttttatattttctttattattatatatatcttgtaaaataaatatttcatttttcatatattgtAAAAAGTTATTTTCAAATGATTCCACAATATCtaattcattttcattatttatgtgTGTCTTGACATTATTATCaatgtgtttatatatagattGATTTTcacatatttcatttttatcataagtgatattatcactataattttttttttttttatccttttcataaatatcttcatatatgttttgattatttttaatatgttcaTGTAAAAGTGGACAGCTATTATCAATAAgtagtaataaaatatattttgtatttaataataaatataatatttttttgaaatatagtTGTAATTTATTAAAGGTAAGATATTCAttgttattactattattattattattattacta
It encodes the following:
- a CDS encoding thioredoxin-like protein, whose protein sequence is MKRTDDKIYVDINNEEEYKNLFDDKNDILYIIDIYTRWCGPCIFTFEMINKIYKNNLFFSENVKLFSICAQTVASLKNYDNNSRPFYIILKNGEIVQQIQGCNIPLIFSFIDEHLMNKKIN